A genomic region of Denticeps clupeoides chromosome 17, fDenClu1.1, whole genome shotgun sequence contains the following coding sequences:
- the phlda2 gene encoding pleckstrin homology-like domain family A member 2 yields MRKVLRLGLPNKLHRRLGFLWPPPALQKKPSPAQTMKMSAAEVLKEGELEKRSDNLLQFWKRKTCVLTPDSLSIYADSQKKTKTKELQLESIRKVDCVERTGKFVYFTIVTTDNKEIDFRCLGEDKCWNAVITMALIDFQNRKAIQDFKTRQDVDKAFPEQPERRSGRAP; encoded by the coding sequence ATGAGGAAGGTCCTCCGCCTGGGTCTCCCGAACAAGCTGCACAGACGACTCGGCTTCCTGTGGCCACCTCCCGCTTTGCAGAAGAAGCCGAGTCCGGCGCAGACCATGAAAATGTCCGCCGCGGAGGTGCTGAAGGAGGGCGAGCTGGAGAAGAGGAGCGACAACCTCCTCCAGTTCTGGAAGAGGAAGACGTGCGTCCTGACGCCGGACAGCCTGAGCATCTACGCGGACAGCCAGAagaagaccaagaccaaggagctccaGCTCGAGTCCATCAGGAAGGTGGACTGCGTGGAGCGCACGGGCAAATTTGTCTACTTCACCATCGTGACCACGGACAATAAGGAGATTGACTTCAGATGCTTGGGCGAGGACAAGTGCTGGAACGCGGTCATCACAATGGCGCTGATTGACTTCCAGAACAGAAAAGCCATTCAGGATTTTAAAACGCGCCAGGACGTGGACAAGGCTTTCCCCGAGCAGCCGGAGAGGAGGAGCGGCCGGGCGCCGTGA
- the osbpl5 gene encoding oxysterol-binding protein-related protein 5, which produces MKEENLFRRRFSLCPAGTSPPKLDPPSLTRNLSYGGDSSLYPLSPGSESDRHGLSLLSDDLSPAQSPSSPSETFRSFNGLEKEKESTSPTEKLARKESLKVQKKNYREEKKRAAKELFSALKDPSVVLSNWLKVRGMLKSWTKLWCVLKPGVLLIYKTPSVEQWVGTVTLNACKLIERPSKKDGFCFKLYHPLDKSIWAMKGPKGENVGSITQPLPSSYLIFRAVSESDGRVWMDALELALSCSSLYKLTAKMCREGDVSSFSDSSHILQLPQESGLMLLNDSMLEHTHMENDRYSDKSERDAHEDSENAANENGGRLSEESDMDQSDDLPPNLQATAYIEQAQEEMGEAGEASQVETVSEENKGLIWTLLKQLRPGMDLSKVVLPTFILEPRSFLDKLSDYYYHASLLSQAVAEENPYCRMKQVLRWYLSGFYKKPKGLKKPYNPILGETFRCCWLHPQTNSCTFYVAEQVSHHPPISAFYVSNKKDGFCISGSILAKSKFYGNSLSAILDGKAKLLLLPRDEEYIITMPYAHCKGIIYGTMTLELGGKITIDCEKTKYSAEMEFKLKPFLGSSYNVNQISGKIRLGDDVLATVEGHWDGEVFLQERKSGQQEMLWNPSPDVRSQRLKRQVVQLDQQGPFESERLWQHVTSAINDRDQNRATQEKFVLEEAQRKEARERGDKPWTPKLFTLNPQSNDWTYRYMDTKPWDADICLVQFEKDGIVQTKERQRRQRNNYSYNRQKAQVNGKHRKSSSQPSSCSQNTESSSSTPEPTHESSDNEGFPAQCARCSREAKDIALMEASIASIQKTQQDIQKNLSALTRQILQRRCEGSGVLSGQHFLILCVLLLFQLLLNYVYT; this is translated from the exons ATGAAGGAGGAGAACTTGTTCAGACGACGGTTCTCACTATGTCCAGCAGGAACCTCGCCACCAAAGCTTGACCCTCCAAGCCTCACGCGAAACCTGTCCTATGGGGGAGACAGCAGCCTTTACCCCCTGAGTCCAG ggaGTGAATCAGACAGACACGGATTGTCCTTGCTGAGTGATGACCTCAGTCCAGCCCAGTCTCCAAGCAGCCCG TCTGAGACCTTCAGGAGCTTCAATgggctggagaaggagaaggagagcaCCTCCCCCACTGAGAAACTGGCACGTAAGGAGTCACTCAAG GTCCAGAAGAAAAAttacagagaggagaagaagagggcGGCTAAAGAATTATTCAGCGCTCTTAAAGACCCCAGTGTGGTCCTGTCCAACTGGCTCAAG GTTCGCGGCATGTTAAAGAGTTGGACAAAGCTGTGGTGTGTTCTGAAGCCAGGGGTTCTGCTGATTTATAAGACCCCGAGTGTTGAACAGTGGGTGGGCACAGTCACACTCAATGCCTGTAAACTCATCGAAAGGCCCTCTAAAAAGGACGGCTTCTGCTTTAAACTCTACCATCCACTAGACAAGTCCATTTGGGCCATGAAG GGTCCCAAAGGGGAGAATGTGGGCTCCATCACACAACCTCTGCCCAGCAGTTATCTGATCTTTAGAGCCGTGTCAGAGTCTGATG GTCGAGTGTGGATGGATGCTCTGGAGTTGGCCCTCAGCTGCTCCAGTCTGTACAAGCTGACAGCGAAGATGTGTCGCGAGGGTGACGTCAGCTCTTTTTCAGACTCGTCCCACATTCTTCAGCTCCCGCAGGAGTCGGGGCTCATGCT GTTGAATGACTCCATGTTGGAACACACTCACATGGAGAATGACAGATACTCCGACAAGTCAGAGCGGGACGCTCACGAAGACTCTGAAAACGCAGCTAATGAGAATGGGGGTCGACTGAGTGAGGAAAGTGACATGGACCAATCGGACGACCTCCCCCCAAACCTGCAAGCCACTGCCTACATAGAACAGGCCCAGGAGGAGATGGGAGAG GCTGGCGAAGCATCCCAAGTGGAGACAGTCTCTGAGGAGAACAAAGGTCTGATCTGGACTCTGTTAAAGCAGCTGCGGCCAGGGATGGACCTGTCCAAGGTGGTGCTGCCCACCTTCATCCTGGAGCCACGCTCCTTCCTGGACAAACTGTCAGACTACTACTACCACGCCAGCCTCTTGTCACA GGCTGTTGCTGAGGAGAACCCCTACTGCAGAATGAAACAAGTGCTACGGTGGTACCTCTCCGGATTTTACAAGAAACCCAAG GGTTTGAAGAAGCCATACAACCCCATCCTGGGGGAGACATTCCGCTGCTGTTGGCTCCACCCACAGACAAATAGCTGTACATTTTACGTGGCAGAGCAG GTGTCACATCATCCTCCAATCTCTGCGTTTTATGTGAGCAACAAAAAAGATGGGTTCTGTATTAGTGGTAGCATCCTTGCCAAATCCAAATTTTATG GCAATTCTCTTTCTGCCATATTAGATGGAAAGGCCAAGTTGTTGCTGCTGCCCCGTGATGAAGAGTACATCATAACCATGCCTTACGCTCACTGTAAAG GGATTATATATGGTACAATGACCCTGGAGCTTGGAGGAAAGATAACAATTGATTGTGAAAAAACCAAATACTCAGCAGAAATGGAGTTCAAGCTTAAG CCTTTTCTTGGCAGCTCCTACAATGTGAATCAGATTTCTGGAAAGATCCGGTTGGGGGATGATGTTCTGGCCACGGTCGAGGGTCACTGG GATGGTGAGGTTTTTCTGCAGGAGAGAAAGTCTGGCCAGCAGGAGATGCTGTGGAACCCCAGCCCAGACGTGCGGAGCCAGCGGCTAAAGAGGCAGGTGGTGCAGTTGGACCAGCAGGGACCATTCGAGTCTGAACG gtTGTGGCAGCATGTGACCAGTGCAATTAATGACCGGGACCAGAATCGGGCAACACAGGAGAAGTTTGTCCTGGAAGAAGCCCAACGCAAAGAGGCACGAGAGCGAGGGGACAAGCCCTGGACCCCCAAGCTGTTCACACTAAACCCCCAGTCTAATGACTGGACATACAGATACATGGA CACTAAGCCTTGGGACGCTGACATATGTCTTGTCCAGTTTGAAAAGGATGGTATTGTCCAGACCAAGGAGCGACAGAGGCGGCAGCGTAACAACTATTCTTACAACAGACAAAAG GCTCAGGTAAATGGCAAACACAGGAAATCCAGCAGCCAGCCTTCCAGCTGTAGCCAGAACAccgagagcagcagcagcacgccGGAGCCCACACACGAGTCATCAGACAATGAAG GATTCCCTGCTCAGTGCGCCCGCTGCAGCAGAGAGGCGAAGGACATTGCACTGATGGAGGCATCGATAGCCTCCATACAGAAGACTCAGCAGGACATTCAGAA GAACCTGAGTGCCCTGACGCGGCAGATCTTACAGCGCCGGTGCGAGGGGAGCGGGGTACTGAGTGGCCAGCACTTCCTCATCCTGTGTGTCCTGCTGCTCTTCCAACTGCTGCTGAACTATGTGTACACCTGA